From a region of the Poecile atricapillus isolate bPoeAtr1 chromosome 16, bPoeAtr1.hap1, whole genome shotgun sequence genome:
- the CHCHD10 gene encoding coiled-coil-helix-coiled-coil-helix domain-containing protein 10, mitochondrial, translating to MARGSRSVSRPAAPPAHASPAPAAPAPAAQPAQPGLMAQMASTAAGVAVGSAVGHVVGSAITGVFSGGSSEPAKAAAPAQEPRPVMQQSPYGPCHYEMKQFLECATNQRDLTLCEGFNEALKQCKYSNGVSSLL from the exons ATGGCGCGCGGCAGCAGGAGCGTGTCCCGGCCCGCGGCGCCGCCCGCGCACGCCAG CCCGGCCCCAGCGGCCCCGGCGCCCGCGGCGCAGCCGGCGCAGCCCGGGCTGATGGCGCAGATGGCGAGCACGGCGGCCGGCGTGGCCGTGGGTTCCGCCGTGGGACACGTCGTGGGCAGCGCCATTACCGGCGTCTTCAGCGGCGGCTCCTCCGAACCGGCCAAGGCGGCGGCGCCCGCCCAG GAGCCCCGGCCCGTGATGCAGCAGTCGCCGTACGGACCCTGCCACTATGAGATGAAGCAGTTCCTGGAATGCGCTACCAACCAGAGAGACCTGACTTTGTGCGAGGGCTTCAACGAGGCTCTGAAGCAGTGCAAGTACAGCAATG GTGTTTCTTCTCTCCTGTGA
- the VPREB3 gene encoding pre-B lymphocyte protein 3 isoform X2, whose amino-acid sequence MAVHSPCRATLECCSGKQTHPVIQVQSRPFLWLPEAQLCCLDKELTDNSDEDVALPSLQVPPVPWHSSLPCAAPRTLSETASLPLPPAMAPGFTVLLLLGMLGTASRAQPVLTQPHSVFVLPGQTAQLSCTLSPQYNISQFGISWYQQRPGHSLRYLLYYNSERDKHKPAKTPDRFSATKDLASNACILSIASACQDDNGTYYCSLSPAFKWL is encoded by the exons ATGGCTGTGCACAGTCCCTGCAGGGCCACTCTGGAGTgctgcagtgggaagcagaCCCATCCAGTGATACAAGTGCAG AGCAGACCCTTCCTGTGGCTTCCTgaggctcagctgtgctgtcTGGACAAGGAACTTACGGACAACTCTGATGAGGATGTAGCGCTGCCTTCCCTGCAG GTCCCGCCGGTGCCGTGGCACAGCAGCCTGCCTTGTGCAGCACCCCGGACCCTCTCTGAAACAGCCTCCCTTCCTTTGCCTCCTGCCATGGCCCCGGGCTTCACcgtcctgctcctgctggggatgctgggcACGG CTTCCAGGGCTCAGCCCGTGCTGACACAGCCGCACTCCGTGTTCGTGCTGCCCGGGCAGACGGCTCAGCTCTCCTGCACCCTGAGCCCCCAGTACAACATCAGCCAGTTCGGCATCTCCTGGTACCAGCAGCGCCCGGGCCACTCCCTCAGGTATCTGCTCTATTACAACTCCGAGCGAGACAAGCACAAGCCTGCCAAGACTCCCGACCGCTTCTCGGCCACCAAAGACCTCGCCAGCAACGCCTGCATCCTCTCCATCGCCTCCGCCTGCCAGGACGACAACGGCACCTACTactgctccctgtcccctgccttcAAATGGCTCTAG
- the VPREB3 gene encoding pre-B lymphocyte protein 3 isoform X1: MAVHSPCRATLECCSGKQTHPVIQVQVHQGALFVHQIDAVWREKCGEGSSGCPCVANMSLFGLEVFSLVPPVPWHSSLPCAAPRTLSETASLPLPPAMAPGFTVLLLLGMLGTASRAQPVLTQPHSVFVLPGQTAQLSCTLSPQYNISQFGISWYQQRPGHSLRYLLYYNSERDKHKPAKTPDRFSATKDLASNACILSIASACQDDNGTYYCSLSPAFKWL, translated from the exons ATGGCTGTGCACAGTCCCTGCAGGGCCACTCTGGAGTgctgcagtgggaagcagaCCCATCCAGTGATACAAGTGCAG GTTCATCAGGGTGCCCTTTTCGTCCACCAGATCGATGCAGTCTGGAGGGAGAAATGTGGTGAAGGAAGCTCAGGGTGCCCCTGTGTGGCCAACATGAGCCTGTTTGGTTTAGAGGTGTTTTCCTTG GTCCCGCCGGTGCCGTGGCACAGCAGCCTGCCTTGTGCAGCACCCCGGACCCTCTCTGAAACAGCCTCCCTTCCTTTGCCTCCTGCCATGGCCCCGGGCTTCACcgtcctgctcctgctggggatgctgggcACGG CTTCCAGGGCTCAGCCCGTGCTGACACAGCCGCACTCCGTGTTCGTGCTGCCCGGGCAGACGGCTCAGCTCTCCTGCACCCTGAGCCCCCAGTACAACATCAGCCAGTTCGGCATCTCCTGGTACCAGCAGCGCCCGGGCCACTCCCTCAGGTATCTGCTCTATTACAACTCCGAGCGAGACAAGCACAAGCCTGCCAAGACTCCCGACCGCTTCTCGGCCACCAAAGACCTCGCCAGCAACGCCTGCATCCTCTCCATCGCCTCCGCCTGCCAGGACGACAACGGCACCTACTactgctccctgtcccctgccttcAAATGGCTCTAG
- the VPREB3 gene encoding pre-B lymphocyte protein 3 isoform X3 — MAVHSPCRATLECCSGKQTHPVIQVQVPPVPWHSSLPCAAPRTLSETASLPLPPAMAPGFTVLLLLGMLGTASRAQPVLTQPHSVFVLPGQTAQLSCTLSPQYNISQFGISWYQQRPGHSLRYLLYYNSERDKHKPAKTPDRFSATKDLASNACILSIASACQDDNGTYYCSLSPAFKWL; from the exons ATGGCTGTGCACAGTCCCTGCAGGGCCACTCTGGAGTgctgcagtgggaagcagaCCCATCCAGTGATACAAGTGCAG GTCCCGCCGGTGCCGTGGCACAGCAGCCTGCCTTGTGCAGCACCCCGGACCCTCTCTGAAACAGCCTCCCTTCCTTTGCCTCCTGCCATGGCCCCGGGCTTCACcgtcctgctcctgctggggatgctgggcACGG CTTCCAGGGCTCAGCCCGTGCTGACACAGCCGCACTCCGTGTTCGTGCTGCCCGGGCAGACGGCTCAGCTCTCCTGCACCCTGAGCCCCCAGTACAACATCAGCCAGTTCGGCATCTCCTGGTACCAGCAGCGCCCGGGCCACTCCCTCAGGTATCTGCTCTATTACAACTCCGAGCGAGACAAGCACAAGCCTGCCAAGACTCCCGACCGCTTCTCGGCCACCAAAGACCTCGCCAGCAACGCCTGCATCCTCTCCATCGCCTCCGCCTGCCAGGACGACAACGGCACCTACTactgctccctgtcccctgccttcAAATGGCTCTAG
- the C16H22orf15 gene encoding uncharacterized protein C22orf15 homolog isoform X1, protein MVNLLCCVQTLTGHLKWKCQCRSEDCIDLVDEKGTLMNLSKVEDPASEYASKYLQGRQRYILIRVVREENSEATCYESLLEDLGKHYPDLPGLGHSTDRLQQLSGKTQRTDQRKKGSLQKAQPHTSTQARNRTTLQSKKNLELKNTPK, encoded by the exons ATGGTGAacctgctctgctgtgtccaGACCCTCACAGGCCACCTCAAGTGGAAGTGTCAGTGCAGGTCTGAAG ACTGCATCGATCTGGTGGACGAAAAGGGCACCCTGATGAACCTGAGCAAAGTGGAGGATCCTGCGTCTGAATATGCCAGTAAATACCTGCAGGGAAGGCAGCGCTACATCCTCATCAGAGTTGTCC GAGAAGAGAACTCTGAAGCCACCTGCTATGAATCCTTGCTAGAGGACCTGGGGAAACACTACCCTGACCTACCAG GGCTTGGTCACTCCACAGATcggctgcagcagctctcaggaAAGACCCAGAGGACAGATCAGAGGAAGAAGGGCTCCTTGCAGAAGGCTCAGCCCCACACCAGCACCCAAGCCAGGAACAGGACCACCTTACAGAGCAAGAAGAACTTGGAACTCAAGAACACCCCTAAATGA
- the C16H22orf15 gene encoding uncharacterized protein C22orf15 homolog isoform X2, translating into MVNLLCCVQTLTGHLKWKCQCRSEDCIDLVDEKGTLMNLSKVEDPASEYASKYLQGRQRYILIRVVREENSEATCYESLLEDLGKHYPDLPDRLQQLSGKTQRTDQRKKGSLQKAQPHTSTQARNRTTLQSKKNLELKNTPK; encoded by the exons ATGGTGAacctgctctgctgtgtccaGACCCTCACAGGCCACCTCAAGTGGAAGTGTCAGTGCAGGTCTGAAG ACTGCATCGATCTGGTGGACGAAAAGGGCACCCTGATGAACCTGAGCAAAGTGGAGGATCCTGCGTCTGAATATGCCAGTAAATACCTGCAGGGAAGGCAGCGCTACATCCTCATCAGAGTTGTCC GAGAAGAGAACTCTGAAGCCACCTGCTATGAATCCTTGCTAGAGGACCTGGGGAAACACTACCCTGACCTACCAG ATcggctgcagcagctctcaggaAAGACCCAGAGGACAGATCAGAGGAAGAAGGGCTCCTTGCAGAAGGCTCAGCCCCACACCAGCACCCAAGCCAGGAACAGGACCACCTTACAGAGCAAGAAGAACTTGGAACTCAAGAACACCCCTAAATGA
- the SPRING1 gene encoding SREBP regulating gene protein, protein MVPCGALLWRRLLRKRWVLGVVFALSLVYFISSTFKQEERMVRDRNLLQVQEHEQPIMWKVKFSSGNSSQLSNQCRNSVQGKLLITDELGYICERKDLLVNGCCNVNVPSTKLYSCDSCLPNGCCSIYEYCVSCCLQPSKQHLLERFLNRAAIAFQNLFMAVEDHFELCLAKCRTSSQSVQHENTYRDPIAKYCYGEYPPELLPV, encoded by the exons ATGGTGCCCTGCGGGGCCCTGCTCTGGCGGCGGCTGCTCAGGAAGCGATGGGTGCTCGGCGTGGTGTTCGCCCTCTCGCTCGTTTACTTCATCAGCAGCACCTTCAAGCAG GAAGAGAGGATGGTGAGAGATCGGAATCTCCTCCAAGTGCAGGAGCATGAACAGCCCATCATGTGGAAGGTGAAGTTCAGCTCGGGGAACAGCAGTCAGCTGAGCAACCAGTGCAGGAACTCTGTGCAGGGGAAGCTCCTCATTACAGATGAACTGG GGTACATCTGTGAGAGGAAGGACCTGCTGGTGAACGGCTGCTGCAATGTGAACGTGCCCAGCACGAAGCTGTACAGCTGTGACAGCTGCCTGCCCAACGGCTGCTGCAGCATCTACGAGTactgtgtgtcctgctgcctgcagcccagcaAG CAACATCTCCTGGAGCGGTTCTTGAACCGGGCAGCGATTGCTTTCCAAAACCTCTTCATGGCAGTGGAAGATCACTTTGAGCTGTGTCTGGCCAAATGTAGGACTTCATCACAG AGTGTGCAGCACGAGAACACCTACAGAGACCCAATTGCCAAATACTGCTACGGCGAGTACCCCCCTGAGCTCCTGCCTGTTTGA